Proteins encoded together in one Nitrospirota bacterium window:
- a CDS encoding hsp70 family protein, which translates to MNKKTRFIVGIDLGTTNSAVSYIDSEESSSNKNKKKAHDLKNAPVVFDIPQFVDEGVVGKISTLPSFLYIPGAYDAEIAAGGLPWQSGSEKVITGEYARIIGGKKPSNLVYSAKSWLCYSRVDRNAPILPWGREDTAGKLSPVSASAAYLKHIINAWNSEGGGMRGKYHPLEDEQVVVTIPASFDETARELTFKAAELAGFKNLTMLEEPQAAFYNWISQNEAHLGDIIKENMLVLVFDMGGGTTDFNLITVEERGGRPEFKRVAVGDHLMLGGDNMDLALAREVEESIFGAGQKMGIAGWTSLTHQCRKAKETLLAEQSVNEVEVTFLGTGRSVIGGSVKGVITAAAAKNIVLNGFFKQIGIDEDVTERRLGFQELGLPYVSETAVFKHLSAFLRRHAANPFLAPWVKTADTGGVRAVRPDAVLFNGGVFKSSSLRKASLDMINHWFSAQPDFNVKELENDKLDHAVALGAAYYGLVLRGEGVRITGGTGKSYYIEVAHLSTEPSELKSPLTSVCILPRGAEPDSEITLSEPEFQVMANTPASFNMYSSSYRVGDKPGDIVTAEQDFFFKLPPVRTILQFGKKTGSAHLPVTLSIKLNEYGTLDIWCESKTTPHRWRLSFQLRDAAADDTSEESTTTSALTDTRTLDQQTTEQACEAIRAALWGNEQALGALTKTITEILGVEKDNWPLPVIRKLWDTLMELKQRRLTTPVHEARWLNMAGFLLRPGFGYFLDTERIKELWKIFSEGVKFYRDGGCSLEWWIMWRRVAGGLSEQHQDIIFKKAAQHLLPGKKKKDTSRLQIPEILEIWMLTASVERLGSSVKVELGDELLRQIKKFGDKNTAKLMWALSRLGGRVPFYGPVEKVIPKAAAEKWIREIMALKWTHPADAAYAISQLARKTGDRAGDTEDTLREEAARWIQKVTAGAGERYIKRLSEALPVSFEEEREVFGDTLPVGLIIDKGKKIK; encoded by the coding sequence ATGAATAAAAAAACACGTTTCATAGTTGGTATAGATTTAGGGACAACTAATTCGGCAGTTTCTTACATTGATTCAGAAGAGTCGTCATCCAACAAAAACAAGAAGAAAGCTCATGACTTAAAAAACGCACCTGTGGTATTTGATATTCCACAGTTTGTTGATGAAGGTGTGGTGGGTAAGATTTCCACCTTGCCGTCTTTTTTGTATATCCCTGGAGCCTATGATGCTGAGATTGCTGCTGGCGGACTGCCGTGGCAAAGTGGCTCTGAAAAAGTTATAACTGGTGAATATGCCCGTATTATTGGCGGGAAAAAACCGTCTAATCTTGTGTACTCAGCCAAATCGTGGCTTTGCTATAGCCGTGTGGACAGAAACGCACCGATCTTGCCCTGGGGCCGTGAAGACACTGCAGGGAAACTCTCCCCGGTAAGCGCCTCAGCCGCATATCTTAAGCATATAATTAACGCATGGAACTCTGAGGGCGGCGGGATGCGCGGTAAATACCATCCCCTTGAGGATGAGCAGGTGGTTGTCACCATCCCGGCATCTTTTGATGAAACTGCACGGGAGCTTACCTTTAAAGCCGCTGAGCTTGCTGGATTTAAAAACCTGACTATGCTTGAAGAACCGCAGGCGGCTTTTTATAACTGGATTTCTCAAAATGAAGCTCACCTTGGCGACATTATAAAGGAAAACATGCTCGTCCTCGTTTTTGATATGGGAGGCGGCACTACGGATTTTAACCTTATTACGGTTGAAGAAAGAGGCGGCAGGCCGGAATTTAAACGTGTAGCGGTTGGAGATCACCTGATGCTTGGCGGCGATAACATGGATCTGGCGCTTGCCAGAGAGGTTGAGGAAAGTATCTTTGGCGCAGGCCAAAAGATGGGTATTGCAGGCTGGACATCGCTTACCCATCAGTGCCGTAAGGCTAAAGAGACTCTTCTTGCTGAGCAGAGCGTTAACGAGGTTGAGGTCACGTTCCTTGGCACAGGCAGAAGCGTAATAGGAGGCTCTGTTAAAGGCGTGATAACTGCCGCTGCAGCTAAAAACATAGTGCTTAACGGGTTTTTTAAACAAATTGGAATAGATGAGGATGTCACCGAACGCCGGTTGGGTTTTCAGGAATTGGGACTACCCTATGTGTCAGAGACAGCAGTATTTAAGCATCTGTCTGCTTTTTTGAGGCGACATGCTGCAAATCCGTTTTTAGCTCCGTGGGTGAAAACTGCTGACACTGGCGGCGTTAGAGCGGTGCGCCCTGATGCAGTACTTTTTAACGGCGGCGTGTTTAAATCGTCCTCATTACGCAAAGCATCACTGGATATGATTAACCACTGGTTTTCCGCACAACCGGACTTTAACGTAAAGGAACTGGAAAATGACAAACTTGATCACGCGGTAGCCCTTGGTGCGGCTTATTACGGACTTGTACTAAGAGGGGAGGGCGTGCGAATTACCGGAGGCACCGGGAAATCCTACTACATAGAGGTTGCACACCTAAGCACAGAGCCATCTGAGCTGAAATCACCACTTACCTCCGTCTGCATACTGCCGCGAGGGGCAGAGCCGGACTCTGAGATTACTCTATCGGAGCCGGAATTTCAGGTTATGGCAAACACTCCGGCCTCTTTTAACATGTATAGCTCAAGCTACCGGGTAGGGGATAAACCCGGCGATATAGTTACCGCTGAACAGGATTTCTTTTTTAAACTTCCTCCAGTTAGAACAATTCTGCAGTTTGGTAAAAAAACAGGCAGTGCGCACCTTCCTGTAACACTTAGCATAAAACTCAATGAGTACGGAACACTGGATATATGGTGCGAATCAAAAACAACGCCGCACCGCTGGAGACTTTCCTTTCAGTTAAGGGATGCTGCGGCAGATGACACATCAGAGGAATCCACCACCACCTCTGCACTGACAGACACCCGCACGCTTGATCAGCAAACCACAGAGCAGGCATGTGAGGCAATAAGAGCTGCACTGTGGGGCAATGAACAGGCACTTGGTGCTTTAACAAAGACTATAACGGAAATCCTCGGAGTGGAAAAAGATAATTGGCCGCTGCCGGTTATCCGTAAACTCTGGGATACTTTGATGGAACTTAAACAACGAAGACTGACAACGCCGGTACATGAGGCCAGATGGCTAAACATGGCTGGATTTCTACTAAGACCTGGATTTGGCTACTTTCTTGATACAGAGCGAATAAAAGAGCTATGGAAAATATTTTCGGAGGGAGTTAAGTTTTATCGCGACGGCGGGTGCTCTTTAGAGTGGTGGATTATGTGGAGGCGGGTTGCTGGCGGCTTAAGTGAACAACATCAGGATATAATTTTTAAAAAGGCAGCACAGCATCTCCTGCCAGGCAAAAAAAAGAAAGACACTTCACGGCTTCAAATCCCGGAGATTCTGGAGATCTGGATGCTTACTGCAAGTGTTGAGCGGTTGGGGAGCAGTGTAAAGGTAGAGCTTGGGGATGAGTTGCTGCGGCAGATTAAGAAGTTTGGTGATAAAAACACGGCTAAACTAATGTGGGCACTGTCTCGGCTTGGAGGCCGTGTGCCATTTTATGGCCCGGTGGAAAAGGTAATACCAAAAGCAGCGGCAGAAAAATGGATACGAGAGATAATGGCTTTAAAGTGGACACATCCAGCCGATGCCGCTTACGCAATATCTCAGTTGGCAAGAAAAACCGGCGACAGGGCAGGCGACACAGAGGATACGCTTAGAGAGGAGGCTGCAAGGTGGATACAAAAAGTCACTGCCGGAGCCGGAGAGCGTTACATTAAACGGCTGTCAGAGGCGCTGCCTGTTAGTTTTGAAGAGGAAAGGGAAGTCTTTGGCGATACTCTCCCTGTTGGTTTAATAATAGACAAGGGAAAAAAGATTAAATGA
- a CDS encoding DUF86 domain-containing protein: MYDRPLVIAHQYFDISDEAVFAACRNDIPVLIKTIKQIIDDLL, from the coding sequence ATGTATGACAGACCCCTTGTTATTGCACACCAGTATTTTGACATCAGTGATGAGGCTGTTTTTGCTGCATGCCGTAACGATATCCCAGTTCTCATAAAAACTATCAAACAGATTATTGATGATTTACTGTAA